A single Abyssisolibacter fermentans DNA region contains:
- a CDS encoding ABC transporter ATP-binding protein translates to MTKPDFTTEDLNIKKIFSSFKYWPRILKLLWKCNYKYLIIILLLSILIGIMPVINIDATRNLINVVQKNGNNQNEVIDAFIFLIIISVLTNLISLAKNYFEGLFQNIMTYDIKSKIIDKAKKLSLADFENPEVYDKLQRAQNEAGYRPFSAFTSILTIISGIITLISSATLIFIWKWWAALILIIVPSFSTISLLKQGQREFLMHWKRAPKHRKSWYLEYLLTRDTTIKEIKLYNLGEYLVKKYKIFFKNFYKEDKRLAKKRFSLTLIFNLINELAVSLIIGLIIYSTFIGKLFIGDLYAFLSSTKLVQTNSQSVLNTMFRMYQSNLYIKQLFDFFDLPIKDTNKLSSNELLDEVKEIEFRNVSFKYPSKDVYVLRNLNFKLFAGEKIAIVGENGSGKTTFIKLLSRLYDSYEGEILINGISIKKFNLNYIRSKMSIVLQDFVKYEMTARENIGFGDLKSLDNDKEILNSAKRSGIDEFITKLPKSIDSQLGVWFDEGTQLSGGQWQKIALSRAFIRNSDVYILDEPSSALDPLSEKDIFDKFFELCENKIGIFTSHRFSTVRFANKILVFNKGKLIEQGTHEELIEINGYYSKLYNIQATPFENNIKKNTSDEYCI, encoded by the coding sequence ATGACAAAACCAGATTTTACTACTGAAGATTTAAATATAAAAAAAATATTTAGTTCATTTAAATACTGGCCCAGAATTTTAAAACTTCTTTGGAAGTGTAATTATAAATATCTTATAATAATATTACTACTCAGTATATTAATTGGTATAATGCCTGTAATTAATATTGATGCAACTAGAAATTTAATAAATGTTGTTCAAAAAAATGGTAACAATCAAAATGAAGTAATTGATGCTTTTATTTTTTTGATTATCATTTCTGTCTTAACGAATTTGATTTCTTTGGCAAAAAACTATTTTGAAGGATTATTTCAAAATATAATGACTTATGATATTAAAAGTAAAATTATTGACAAAGCAAAAAAATTGTCACTAGCTGATTTTGAAAATCCTGAAGTTTATGATAAATTACAACGGGCTCAAAATGAAGCAGGATATAGACCTTTTTCAGCATTTACATCAATATTAACAATAATAAGTGGTATTATAACTCTTATTTCATCTGCAACACTTATATTTATATGGAAATGGTGGGCAGCACTTATTCTTATAATAGTTCCTTCATTTTCTACTATCAGTTTATTAAAGCAAGGTCAAAGAGAGTTTTTAATGCATTGGAAGAGAGCACCAAAACACAGGAAATCTTGGTATTTAGAATATTTACTCACTAGAGATACAACTATTAAAGAAATAAAACTATATAACTTAGGAGAGTACCTTGTTAAAAAATATAAAATCTTTTTTAAGAATTTTTATAAAGAAGATAAAAGACTAGCAAAAAAACGATTTTCATTAACTCTTATTTTTAATTTAATCAATGAACTTGCTGTAAGTTTAATTATTGGGCTTATAATTTATAGTACTTTCATAGGTAAACTTTTTATAGGTGATTTATATGCATTTTTAAGTAGCACAAAATTAGTACAAACTAACTCTCAATCAGTTTTAAATACTATGTTCCGTATGTATCAAAGCAATCTATACATAAAACAATTATTTGACTTTTTTGATTTACCAATAAAAGATACTAACAAATTATCTTCAAATGAATTATTAGATGAAGTAAAAGAAATAGAATTTAGAAATGTTTCTTTTAAATATCCTAGTAAAGATGTGTATGTTTTGAGAAATTTGAACTTTAAATTATTTGCTGGAGAAAAAATAGCGATAGTCGGTGAAAATGGTTCAGGTAAAACTACTTTTATAAAGCTATTAAGTAGATTGTATGACTCATATGAAGGAGAAATATTAATAAACGGAATATCTATTAAAAAATTTAATTTAAATTATATTAGAAGTAAGATGTCTATAGTATTACAGGATTTTGTTAAATACGAGATGACTGCTAGAGAAAATATTGGTTTTGGAGATCTAAAGTCATTAGATAATGATAAAGAAATATTGAATTCTGCTAAACGTTCTGGAATAGATGAATTTATTACAAAGCTACCTAAATCAATAGACAGCCAATTAGGTGTATGGTTTGATGAAGGAACTCAACTTTCTGGAGGTCAATGGCAAAAGATTGCTCTATCAAGAGCTTTCATCAGAAATTCAGATGTCTATATCCTTGACGAACCAAGTTCAGCTCTAGACCCTCTATCTGAAAAAGACATCTTTGATAAATTCTTTGAATTATGTGAAAATAAAATAGGTATATTTACATCTCATAGATTTTCTACAGTAAGATTTGCAAATAAAATTCTAGTGTTTAATAAAGGAAAATTAATAGAACAGGGAACACACGAAGAACTTATCGAAATAAATGGATATTATTCTAAATTATATAATATTCAAGCAACTCCTTTTGAAAATAACATTAAAAAAAATACTAGCGATGAATATTGCATATAA
- a CDS encoding DUF2164 domain-containing protein encodes MKDRFKVNKDKREDMIKSIKYYFSEERDEDLGDLAAGFILDFFIEELAPEFYNIGVADSYKFLSEKLEDIYSIQIYK; translated from the coding sequence ATGAAGGATAGATTTAAAGTTAATAAAGATAAACGAGAAGATATGATCAAATCTATTAAATATTATTTTTCAGAAGAAAGAGATGAAGATTTAGGAGATTTAGCAGCTGGTTTTATCTTAGATTTTTTTATAGAGGAATTAGCACCTGAGTTTTATAATATTGGCGTAGCTGATTCATATAAATTTTTGAGCGAAAAGCTTGAAGATATTTATTCTATACAAATTTATAAATAG
- a CDS encoding YdbC family protein has product MAEFKYEIIKEMGVLSESSSGWTKELNLISWNGRSPKYDLRDWSKNHEKMGKGITLSKEDLVKLRDILNELDI; this is encoded by the coding sequence ATGGCTGAATTTAAATATGAAATAATTAAAGAGATGGGTGTATTATCTGAATCTAGCAGTGGTTGGACAAAAGAGTTGAATTTAATAAGCTGGAATGGAAGAAGTCCAAAATATGATTTAAGAGATTGGTCAAAGAATCATGAGAAAATGGGTAAAGGTATTACATTATCAAAAGAGGATTTGGTAAAACTTAGAGATATTTTGAATGAATTAGATATATAA
- a CDS encoding nitroreductase family protein, which translates to MNVYKERHSVRSYSFVPLEIEHYGKVYDLINNTCKLYDNIGVDIKLIDSTDNIMSSYRMVTDFIGEVKAPYYLVLSSQKKEGYLYNIGYIGEEIILEFTKLGIGTCWVGSPVSYDKLYKEVNFKDGYEFVILIAFGYPDDNEVSKIKKRLHKDDIVFKGEIKKELMTIMDIVKMAPSSLNSQPWRIHVDNNTWHIYMKKGNTITNSSLHQLNKIDMGIAIRHIIKGSKEQGFKPEIISRDNMKTEGLDYVLSINFN; encoded by the coding sequence ATGAATGTTTATAAAGAAAGGCATTCTGTTAGATCGTATAGCTTTGTACCTTTAGAAATAGAACACTATGGAAAAGTATATGATCTAATTAACAATACTTGTAAGCTTTATGATAATATTGGTGTTGATATAAAATTAATTGATAGTACTGATAATATTATGAGTTCTTATAGAATGGTAACAGATTTTATTGGCGAAGTTAAAGCACCATATTATTTAGTCCTATCTTCACAAAAAAAGGAAGGATACCTATATAATATTGGATATATTGGAGAAGAAATCATATTAGAATTTACCAAATTAGGAATAGGTACTTGTTGGGTTGGGAGCCCAGTAAGTTATGATAAGCTTTACAAAGAAGTAAATTTTAAAGATGGATATGAATTTGTCATATTGATAGCTTTTGGATATCCTGATGATAATGAAGTAAGTAAAATTAAAAAGAGATTACATAAGGACGATATTGTATTTAAAGGTGAGATTAAAAAGGAGCTTATGACAATTATGGATATAGTTAAGATGGCTCCATCGTCATTAAATTCACAGCCTTGGAGGATTCATGTAGATAATAATACTTGGCATATCTATATGAAAAAAGGAAATACAATAACTAATAGTTCTTTGCATCAACTAAATAAAATAGATATGGGAATAGCAATAAGACATATAATTAAAGGTTCTAAAGAACAAGGATTTAAACCAGAAATAATCTCAAGAGATAATATGAAAACTGAAGGATTAGATTATGTTTTGAGTATAAATTTTAATTAA
- a CDS encoding MazG nucleotide pyrophosphohydrolase domain-containing protein produces MNKNLNIEEMLKLSQLLWEQNKENWSPMEPSYSKDFLLYLVEELGEVIAIIKKKGTDSIMEDKIIRERFIEEMGDVLMYYMDVLNRLKITAEEFSEIYIKKYEKNMNRNYEKEYKTYQI; encoded by the coding sequence ATGAATAAAAATTTAAATATCGAAGAAATGTTAAAACTTTCACAGTTGCTTTGGGAACAAAATAAAGAAAATTGGTCTCCTATGGAACCTAGTTATAGTAAAGACTTTTTGTTATATTTGGTAGAAGAATTAGGAGAAGTTATAGCTATCATTAAGAAAAAAGGAACAGACAGCATAATGGAAGACAAAATAATAAGAGAAAGATTTATTGAAGAAATGGGTGATGTACTAATGTATTATATGGATGTTTTAAATAGGCTTAAGATTACTGCTGAAGAATTTTCTGAGATTTATATTAAGAAATATGAAAAAAACATGAATAGAAATTATGAAAAAGAATATAAAACGTATCAAATATAA
- a CDS encoding AIM24 family protein gives MGFKLETYEKLTGATDQTPAFSCVAQGNGVVFAKKGAMVADQGQFKYEKVLLDPNGGGLVRGIVNQVSRRLTGENMEIMKVSGQGLVIFAWEGKNVKIVPLQPGESVGVESENILAFSGNLKYGVRFIGAGVLSQKGLFTTNFQNNSGEIGHVAIITEGNAIVLQSPCRVDPDAIICWTGPDPGLKMDVNWKTIIGQTSGESYMFNFKNQGQSVVLQPSERKSGLDVSIDSGGRAQGQGSSYQNSRNNMSDTMNNIGQAFGGGNNQGNNGSNPLGNIGQTLGRFFD, from the coding sequence ATGGGATTTAAATTAGAAACTTACGAAAAATTAACTGGTGCTACTGATCAAACGCCAGCATTTTCATGTGTTGCTCAGGGTAATGGTGTAGTATTTGCAAAAAAAGGAGCTATGGTAGCTGATCAAGGACAATTTAAATATGAAAAGGTACTATTAGATCCAAATGGTGGTGGCTTGGTAAGAGGTATAGTTAATCAAGTTTCAAGAAGACTTACTGGTGAAAATATGGAAATTATGAAGGTTTCAGGACAAGGCTTAGTTATATTTGCGTGGGAAGGTAAAAACGTAAAAATAGTTCCACTTCAACCAGGTGAATCTGTTGGTGTAGAATCGGAGAATATTTTGGCGTTTTCAGGAAATCTTAAATATGGTGTAAGATTTATAGGAGCAGGAGTTTTATCACAAAAAGGTCTTTTTACAACTAATTTTCAAAATAATTCTGGAGAGATAGGTCATGTAGCAATTATAACTGAAGGTAATGCAATAGTATTACAAAGTCCTTGTAGAGTTGATCCAGACGCTATTATATGTTGGACTGGTCCAGATCCAGGATTAAAAATGGATGTAAACTGGAAAACTATAATTGGTCAAACATCTGGCGAGTCTTACATGTTTAATTTTAAAAATCAGGGACAATCAGTTGTATTACAACCATCTGAAAGGAAATCTGGCTTAGATGTTTCAATTGATTCTGGTGGTAGAGCACAAGGTCAAGGAAGCTCTTATCAAAATTCTAGAAACAATATGAGTGATACTATGAATAACATAGGTCAGGCTTTTGGTGGTGGCAATAATCAAGGAAATAATGGTTCAAATCCACTTGGTAATATAGGTCAAACGCTTGGTAGATTTTTTGATTAA
- a CDS encoding TerD family protein, which translates to MGGAQPQQSVPAQAPAKPSNVVSLKKGQKVSLAKSAASVGVNGPLSVVKVGLGWDTNKYDGQAAFDLDVFTFALKADGKVRDTNDFVFYNNKQIPEGSIVLSGDNRTGAGAGDDESVQIDLTKIPPAIEKIAFCITINEAEARGQNFGMVDNAFARIIDANSGSEFMRYDLSEDYSVETALVVGELYKHNNEWKFRAVGSGYTQGLVALCGEYGVTAE; encoded by the coding sequence ATAGGTGGTGCGCAACCCCAACAATCAGTACCAGCACAAGCACCAGCGAAGCCTTCAAATGTTGTATCTCTAAAGAAAGGACAGAAGGTTTCACTAGCTAAAAGTGCAGCAAGTGTTGGAGTAAATGGACCTTTATCTGTAGTAAAAGTAGGACTTGGTTGGGATACTAATAAATATGATGGTCAAGCGGCTTTTGATTTAGATGTATTTACATTTGCATTAAAAGCAGACGGAAAAGTTAGAGATACAAATGATTTCGTATTCTATAATAACAAGCAGATACCAGAAGGTTCTATAGTTTTAAGTGGAGATAATAGAACAGGAGCTGGAGCGGGTGACGATGAATCTGTACAAATAGATTTAACTAAAATACCACCAGCTATTGAAAAAATAGCTTTCTGTATAACTATAAATGAAGCTGAAGCTAGAGGACAAAATTTTGGTATGGTTGATAATGCTTTTGCTAGAATAATTGATGCAAATTCAGGATCTGAATTTATGAGATATGATTTATCTGAAGATTATTCTGTGGAAACAGCTTTAGTTGTAGGTGAATTGTATAAACATAATAATGAGTGGAAATTTAGAGCGGTTGGCTCAGGATATACACAAGGATTAGTAGCATTATGCGGTGAATACGGAGTTACAGCTGAATAA
- the tsaA gene encoding tRNA (N6-threonylcarbamoyladenosine(37)-N6)-methyltransferase TrmO, protein MIITKNFEINLIGYIHSPYKNIEELPRQSVFASKKTATIEIKEEYKEGLKGLEKHSHIVVLFYFHKSKEYKLLTSTPWSDEIKGVFATRSPKRPNKIGISIVKLNSIKNNRLEIQGVDMLDQTPIIDIKPYEQKLNPNVDVCNENILQLI, encoded by the coding sequence GTGATAATCACGAAAAATTTTGAAATCAATCTAATTGGTTATATTCATTCTCCATATAAGAATATTGAAGAGCTCCCAAGACAAAGTGTATTTGCTTCTAAAAAAACAGCTACAATAGAGATAAAAGAAGAATATAAAGAGGGACTAAAAGGTTTAGAAAAACATTCACACATAGTTGTGCTGTTTTATTTTCATAAATCAAAGGAGTATAAACTATTGACATCAACTCCTTGGAGTGATGAGATAAAGGGTGTTTTTGCAACTAGATCACCAAAACGTCCAAACAAAATTGGAATTTCAATAGTTAAGTTAAATAGTATAAAAAATAATAGATTAGAAATTCAAGGAGTTGACATGTTAGATCAAACACCTATTATAGACATAAAACCTTATGAGCAAAAGCTTAATCCGAATGTAGATGTTTGTAATGAAAATATTTTACAACTTATCTGA
- a CDS encoding branched-chain amino acid aminotransferase, with translation MTKEVNIDWSNLSFSYMKTDLRYISKWKDGKWDDGQLVEDNKLSISEASTALHYGQQCFEGLKAYRTKENKIQLFRPDENAKRMQRSCDTLLMPKFPVERFVDACKQVVKANEAYVPPYGTGATLYLRPFMIGVGDNVGVKPAPEYIFCLFCVPVGPYFKGGMTPVNFIISENFDRAAPYGTGGVKVGGNYAASLVAHKNAVDKGFADCIYLDPKTHTKIEEVGAANFFGITHDNKFITPISDSILPSITKYSLLHIAKEYLNMETIEGDVYIDEIDQFKEAGACGTAAVITPIGGIQHKDKLHVFYSETEVGPITKKLYDTLYGIQFGDVKAPEGWIFEVE, from the coding sequence ATGACAAAAGAAGTAAATATTGACTGGAGTAACCTTTCATTTAGCTACATGAAAACAGATCTTAGATATATATCAAAATGGAAGGATGGAAAATGGGATGATGGTCAGCTAGTTGAAGATAATAAACTTTCAATAAGTGAAGCTTCAACAGCTCTTCATTATGGTCAGCAATGCTTTGAAGGTTTAAAAGCATATCGTACTAAAGAAAATAAAATACAATTATTCAGACCTGATGAAAACGCAAAGCGTATGCAAAGAAGTTGCGATACATTATTAATGCCTAAGTTTCCTGTTGAAAGATTCGTTGATGCATGTAAACAAGTTGTTAAAGCTAACGAAGCTTATGTACCACCATATGGAACTGGAGCAACTTTATATCTAAGACCTTTCATGATAGGTGTTGGAGATAACGTTGGTGTTAAACCTGCTCCCGAATACATTTTCTGTTTATTCTGTGTACCAGTTGGTCCTTATTTTAAAGGTGGCATGACTCCTGTTAATTTTATCATATCAGAAAATTTTGATAGAGCTGCACCTTATGGAACTGGTGGCGTTAAAGTAGGTGGAAACTATGCAGCAAGCTTAGTAGCTCACAAAAATGCAGTTGATAAAGGTTTTGCAGACTGTATTTACTTAGATCCAAAAACTCATACAAAAATAGAAGAAGTAGGTGCTGCAAACTTCTTTGGTATAACACATGATAACAAATTTATAACTCCTATATCAGATTCCATACTTCCTAGTATAACAAAATATTCTTTATTACATATAGCTAAGGAATATTTAAATATGGAAACTATAGAAGGTGATGTATATATTGATGAAATAGATCAATTTAAAGAAGCAGGTGCTTGTGGAACAGCAGCAGTTATTACTCCAATAGGAGGAATACAGCACAAAGATAAACTCCACGTATTTTATAGCGAAACTGAAGTTGGTCCTATTACTAAGAAATTATATGATACTTTATATGGAATACAATTTGGAGATGTAAAAGCTCCTGAGGGTTGGATATTTGAAGTAGAATAG
- a CDS encoding DUF4085 family protein, whose product MKFLTRDLYKKLCLTSIAIFDSRKEALDYKQKYGIDIKDEIYKNFENIIRFIPGLLDYVDNKGELYYDGAPSDEFCIAMMNFQYKLKFEWIRICREYNKHYNNIKSKLSNNVQKLAIKNIHDFKLTNVKKKNNEVALVLNGGCSYSKDNEKDNVNIIFGDIKNVNIPENYHNKRCIFSEIHLSNIGQFEYRILLDEGEIHIIADNVDML is encoded by the coding sequence ATGAAATTTTTAACAAGAGATTTGTATAAAAAATTATGTTTGACAAGCATAGCTATTTTTGACAGCAGGAAAGAAGCACTTGATTATAAACAAAAGTATGGGATAGATATAAAAGATGAAATATATAAAAACTTTGAAAATATAATTAGGTTTATTCCAGGATTATTAGACTATGTTGATAATAAAGGAGAGCTTTATTATGATGGTGCACCTTCAGATGAATTTTGTATTGCAATGATGAACTTTCAATACAAACTTAAGTTTGAATGGATACGTATATGTAGGGAATACAACAAACATTATAATAATATAAAATCAAAACTTTCTAATAATGTCCAAAAATTAGCTATTAAAAATATACATGATTTTAAACTTACTAATGTAAAAAAGAAAAACAATGAAGTAGCTTTAGTGTTAAATGGAGGATGTAGTTATAGTAAAGATAATGAAAAGGATAATGTTAACATTATTTTCGGTGACATAAAAAACGTTAATATTCCAGAAAACTATCACAATAAAAGATGTATATTCTCTGAAATACACTTATCAAACATAGGTCAATTTGAATATAGAATTTTATTAGATGAAGGAGAAATACATATAATTGCTGATAATGTTGATATGCTATAA
- the hcp gene encoding hydroxylamine reductase — MIDSMFCYQCEQTIGAKGCTKAGNCGKNAEVAALQDLLVYQLKGMGFYGDKILKKGYEIDEEICKFVADASFSTLTNVNFDSERFVIYLKKAQELKEILRELAGNIEGNIPQEASYKLPETKESMLMDSKKAGIMYDQELDPDIRSLREMLIYGMKGMGAYAHHAHILGFISKEVNEFFFKGFNAVIDDNLTVDDLFNINMEFGKVNLECMRLLDEANTTSYGNPIPTEVTITIKKGPFIVVSGHDLRDLKNLLEQTEGKGVNIYTHGEMLPAHGYPELKKYKHLVGNFGGAWQDQQKEFDGIPGAILMTTNCLQKPRDSYKDRIYTTSIVGYPEIQHLSEVNDKKDFTPVIEKALQLGGWSEDEPEKKILVGFGHNTVLGVADKVIDAVKTGAIKHFFLIGGCDGARPGRNYYTEFAQKTPKDTVILTLACGKYRFNKMDFGSIGDLPRLLDIGQCNDSYSAIKIALALGDAFECTVNDLPLSLILSWYEQKAVCILITLLSLGIKNIYLGPTLPAFISPNVLQILIDKFDIKPISTPDEDLKVILG, encoded by the coding sequence TTGATAGATTCTATGTTTTGTTATCAATGCGAGCAGACAATAGGTGCAAAGGGTTGTACTAAAGCAGGCAATTGTGGGAAGAATGCCGAAGTTGCTGCGTTACAAGATTTGCTGGTATATCAATTAAAAGGAATGGGTTTTTATGGAGACAAGATACTAAAAAAAGGATATGAAATAGATGAAGAAATATGTAAATTTGTTGCTGATGCGTCTTTTTCTACATTGACAAATGTAAATTTTGATTCTGAAAGATTTGTAATATACCTTAAAAAAGCACAGGAGTTAAAAGAAATATTAAGAGAGTTAGCTGGTAATATTGAAGGAAATATTCCGCAGGAAGCTTCATACAAGTTACCTGAAACTAAAGAATCTATGCTTATGGACTCAAAGAAAGCAGGAATAATGTACGATCAAGAGCTTGATCCAGATATTCGTTCTTTAAGAGAAATGCTCATATATGGTATGAAGGGTATGGGTGCTTATGCTCATCATGCTCATATTCTTGGATTTATATCTAAAGAGGTAAATGAATTCTTTTTCAAGGGATTTAATGCTGTTATTGATGATAATTTAACAGTTGATGATTTGTTTAATATTAATATGGAATTTGGTAAGGTCAATTTAGAATGTATGAGATTACTAGATGAAGCGAATACGACTTCTTATGGTAATCCAATTCCTACAGAAGTAACAATAACTATAAAGAAGGGACCGTTTATAGTTGTGTCTGGACATGATTTAAGAGATTTAAAAAATTTATTGGAGCAAACAGAGGGAAAAGGTGTTAACATATATACTCATGGTGAAATGTTACCAGCTCATGGTTATCCAGAATTGAAAAAATATAAACATTTAGTAGGTAATTTTGGTGGTGCTTGGCAAGATCAACAAAAAGAATTTGATGGTATACCAGGTGCTATCCTTATGACAACAAACTGTTTGCAAAAGCCACGTGATTCATATAAAGATAGAATATACACAACTAGTATAGTTGGTTATCCAGAGATACAGCATTTAAGCGAAGTAAATGATAAAAAAGATTTTACACCAGTGATAGAAAAAGCACTTCAATTAGGCGGATGGTCAGAAGATGAGCCTGAAAAGAAAATACTTGTTGGGTTTGGTCATAATACTGTTTTAGGAGTTGCTGACAAAGTAATAGATGCTGTCAAAACAGGGGCTATAAAGCATTTCTTTTTAATTGGTGGTTGTGATGGAGCTAGGCCGGGAAGAAATTATTATACAGAATTTGCACAGAAAACGCCTAAAGATACTGTTATTTTGACACTTGCATGTGGTAAATATAGATTTAATAAGATGGATTTTGGTAGTATAGGTGATTTGCCAAGATTGCTTGATATAGGGCAATGCAACGATTCATATTCAGCTATAAAGATAGCGTTAGCTTTAGGAGATGCTTTTGAATGTACAGTAAATGATTTACCGTTGTCTTTGATTCTTTCTTGGTATGAACAAAAAGCCGTATGTATATTAATAACTTTACTTTCATTAGGGATTAAAAATATATATTTAGGACCAACATTACCAGCGTTTATTTCGCCAAACGTCTTACAGATACTAATAGATAAATTTGATATTAAACCAATTTCAACTCCTGATGAAGATTTAAAAGTCATATTAGGATAG
- a CDS encoding BlaI/MecI/CopY family transcriptional regulator — MKESNRISNSELEIMKILWKEAPLNSTEIINRLKCQSDWSRKTIHTFISRLVKKNVLRVLNGYKQKEYYPTITKNEYKKSETELFVKKIYNGSFILLVSDFIKNESLTENEINELKKMLLNK; from the coding sequence ATGAAAGAGTCAAATAGGATATCTAATTCAGAATTGGAAATAATGAAGATACTATGGAAAGAAGCACCTCTTAATTCAACTGAAATTATCAATAGATTAAAATGTCAAAGTGATTGGAGTAGAAAAACAATACATACGTTTATAAGCAGATTAGTTAAGAAAAATGTATTAAGAGTTTTAAATGGATATAAACAAAAAGAGTATTATCCTACAATAACTAAAAATGAATATAAAAAATCCGAGACAGAATTATTTGTAAAAAAGATATATAATGGTTCATTTATTTTATTAGTTTCAGATTTCATAAAAAATGAAAGTTTAACTGAGAATGAAATAAATGAGCTTAAAAAAATGTTGCTTAATAAATAA